One Kitasatospora sp. NBC_01266 genomic window carries:
- a CDS encoding condensation domain-containing protein: protein MTGRAVTGHAAAEDAVPDGWERLVTLLDEREIVLRTTGDRLGYLAPPGAVDAELTGLVRAHRDRLLSTLTGAGAAVGAAVAAAPAGVAQRQMHRRHGLAVDPAVWNITQRIALRGPLVPGRLAEALTALTARHESLRTRYRATELGLLQQVQPNRPVELPFEDLRGTAPESRAAAVAEAARVEVGRPFDLATAPLLRARLLRLADQEWVLLLTFHHIAIDGWSLATVLADLGALYGPDGYPSERDPGRMTDHACWERTVVTREAVRAATAHWADTLDGLPLTVELPTDRTRPEQRSGHGGTAGFRLPAALTEAVGRYAAARSTTPSAVLLAALAELIGSLTGAPETLVLLSNANRTRPADEQVVGLLTNSLPIRLRTAAPDGFGALVDRAATAVATALDHAAVPFGLLVEPLRERGLPFPAAFPQVQLTIQSTPPALLALPDLTAEVTDVPGPSARADLLLILTPDPDGLQGLAEYDADLFDPATVRSWLALLVGNLTRQLDLPLQRRGPGR from the coding sequence GTGACCGGGCGCGCTGTGACCGGGCATGCCGCGGCCGAGGACGCCGTGCCCGACGGCTGGGAGCGCCTGGTCACTCTGCTCGACGAGCGCGAGATCGTGCTGCGCACCACCGGCGACCGGCTCGGCTACCTGGCCCCGCCCGGCGCCGTGGACGCGGAGCTGACCGGGCTCGTCCGGGCGCACCGGGACCGGCTGCTGAGCACCCTGACCGGGGCGGGGGCCGCCGTGGGGGCCGCCGTGGCCGCCGCCCCGGCGGGGGTGGCGCAGCGTCAGATGCACCGGCGGCACGGCCTGGCGGTCGATCCGGCGGTGTGGAACATCACCCAGCGGATCGCCCTGCGCGGACCGCTGGTGCCGGGCCGGCTGGCCGAGGCGCTGACCGCGCTGACCGCGCGTCACGAGAGCCTGCGGACCCGGTACCGGGCCACCGAGCTCGGTCTGCTCCAGCAGGTGCAGCCGAACCGCCCGGTGGAGCTGCCGTTCGAGGACCTGCGCGGGACCGCCCCCGAGAGCCGGGCGGCGGCGGTCGCCGAAGCCGCCCGGGTCGAGGTCGGCCGCCCGTTCGACCTGGCCACCGCCCCGCTGCTGCGCGCCCGACTGCTGCGCCTGGCCGACCAGGAGTGGGTGCTGCTGCTGACCTTCCATCACATCGCCATCGACGGCTGGTCGCTGGCCACCGTGCTGGCGGACCTCGGCGCGCTGTACGGGCCGGACGGGTACCCGTCCGAGCGGGACCCCGGCCGGATGACCGACCACGCCTGCTGGGAGCGGACCGTGGTCACCCGAGAGGCCGTCCGCGCAGCGACCGCCCACTGGGCCGACACGCTGGACGGGCTGCCGCTCACCGTGGAGCTGCCCACCGACCGGACGCGCCCCGAACAGCGCTCCGGGCACGGCGGCACGGCCGGGTTCCGGCTCCCGGCCGCCCTCACCGAGGCGGTCGGCCGCTACGCGGCCGCCCGCTCCACCACCCCGTCCGCCGTGCTCCTGGCCGCGCTGGCCGAGCTGATCGGCTCACTGACCGGGGCACCGGAGACGCTGGTCCTGCTCTCCAACGCCAACCGCACCCGCCCGGCGGACGAGCAGGTGGTCGGCCTGCTCACCAACAGCCTGCCGATCCGCCTGCGCACCGCCGCTCCGGACGGCTTCGGGGCACTGGTCGACCGCGCCGCCACCGCGGTCGCCACCGCCCTGGACCACGCCGCGGTGCCCTTCGGCCTGCTGGTGGAGCCGCTGCGCGAGCGCGGGCTGCCATTTCCCGCCGCGTTCCCGCAGGTCCAGCTCACCATCCAGAGCACCCCGCCCGCTCTGCTCGCGCTGCCCGATCTGACCGCCGAGGTGACGGACGTCCCGGGCCCCTCCGCCCGTGCCGACCTGCTGCTCATCCTGACCCCGGACCCGGACGGCCTGCAGGGCCTGGCCGAGTACGACGCCGATCTCTTCGACCCGGCCACGGTCCGGTCCTGGCTGGCCCTGCTGGTCGGCAACCTGACCCGGCAACTCGATCTCCCGCTTCAGCGACGCGGTCCTGGCCGGTGA